A region from the Lolium perenne isolate Kyuss_39 chromosome 4, Kyuss_2.0, whole genome shotgun sequence genome encodes:
- the LOC127293926 gene encoding plant UBX domain-containing protein 11 produces the protein MENTIDSLTYKGSIPEAINQSRREKKLFVIYISGEDEASSRIEQSTLVDEHVAGVISRCCIFLQLKHGNVDALQFSAIYPQKSIPSVSVVGLNGAMLWNHEGYISPEDLKESIEKAWAALHLQETAATLLAASLASRMADPANTASTNMPSTESSSTSEDHSNSPSQFPESSSVRGSTNSTDLVAQPPSSITQAELLKTSESSKSDSASCNITTEEKLDSARKAVLPEFSASSNMDSCTDPNQTGSTPPLKGKNKVGEISNTVPSEPAASIITGRSTSSELPVEQDKATTSSAVDVTSDSANKDDIQLVIRIPNGPSLQIKLTKEDVLRKVKNFVDENKGSAIGSYNLAMLYPRKIFTEQDMETSLYELGIETRQALVVVPNPQSVKVARHQSSSPSSDLDHMVDSDNSGGWGYFGILGTALSYVNPLSYLRGNPEQLGNEGSQHYRQSSPSSSRPGMGAASESQPLSSNGSQQAATHSSGNTLRRRPRQFGSNIHTLSSEEQGPSDDRNVFWNGNSTEFGGDEKK, from the exons ATGGAAAATACAATTGATTCCTTGACGTACAAAGGTTCAATTCCAGAGGCAATTAATCAATCAAGAAGGGAGAAAAAACTCTTTGTAATCTACATATCAG GTGAAGATGAGGCCTCAAGTAGGATTGAACAGTCTACATTGGTTGATGAACAT GTGGCTGGGGTGATTAGCAGATGTTGCATATTCTTGCAACTAAAACATGGCAATGTTGATGCATTGCAATTTTCAGCTATCT ATCCACAGAAGTCTATCCCAAGTGTATCTGTCGTTGGACTGAATGGCGCTATGCTATGGAATCATG AGGGGTATATTAGCCCCGAAGATCTTAAGGAAAGCATTGAGAAGGCTTGGGCTGCCCTTCACCTgcag GAGACAGCAGCAACCTTGTTAGCAGCATCACTTGCCTCAAGAATGGCTGATCCTGCGAATACCGCTTCTACCAATATGCCTTCTACAGAAAGTTCATCTACTTCAGAAGATCATTCTAATTCACCAAGTCAATTTCCAGAGTCTTCTTCAGTCCGTGGATCTACTAATTCTACTGATCTGGTAGCACAACCACCTAGTAGCATAACCCAAGCT GAACTTCTCAAGACAAGTGAAAGCTCAAAATCAGATTCAGCTTCATGCAATATAACCACTGAGGAGAAGTTAGATTCAGCACGTAAGGCTGTGTTGCCAGAATTTTCAGCGAGCTCAAATATGGACAGTTGCACGGATCCAAATCAAACAGGTAGTACACCACCACTAAAAGGAAAGAATAAGGTGGGTGAGATTAGCAATACAGTTCCTTCTGAGCCAGCTGCTAGCATAATCACTGGTAGAAGTACTTCTTcagagttgcctgtggaacaagaTAAGGCAACAACTAGCAGCGCTGTTGATGTGACCTCAGATTCTGCAAACAAAGATGATATTCAGCTAGTCATTCGTATACCTAATGGACCTAGCCTGCAGATTAAATTGACAAAAGAAGATGTTTTAAGGAAGGTGAAGAATTTTGTGGATGAAAACAAAGGTAGTGCGATTGGATCTTATAATCTTGCGATGCTTTATCCAAGAAAAATATTCACGGAACAAG ATATGGAAACGTCATTGTATGAGCTGGGCATTGAAACCCGGCAGGCCCTTGTTGTTGTTCCAAACCCTCAATCTGTTAAAGTGGCAAGGCACCAATCGTCATCCCCATCCAGTGATTTGGACCACATGGTGGATTCAGACAATTCAGGTGGTTGGGGATATTTTGGCATTCTGGGGACAGCCTTATCATACGTGAATCCATTGTCCTACTTGAGAGGAAATCCTGAGCAACTGGGAAATGAAGGCTCACAGCATTACA GACAGAGCTCTCCTTCCTCGAGTCGCCCAGGAATGGGGGCAGCTTCTGAATCCCAACCTCTCAGCAGTAATGGGAGCCAACAAGCAGCTACTCATAGCTCTGGAAATACCTTGAGAAGGCGGCCCCGGCAGTTCGGTAGCAACATTCATACTCTGAGCAGTGAAGAACAAGGTCCTTCTGATGATAGAAATGTTTTCTGGAATGGGAATTCTACAGAATTTGGAGGGGACGAGAAGAAATAG